In one window of Bdellovibrio bacteriovorus W DNA:
- a CDS encoding putative carbohydrate binding protein (COG3459 Cellobiose phosphorylase), whose protein sequence is MFRKVRHPQIIEVMEAPIRSEIYSNERMEEFAQYLAEHLVVDLKIKKLQPLIARNKTNSERILESYKILIQSTKGSEYTTPGAEWFIDNFHIIEEQIREIQKDLPTSYYRELPRLGEGDLFGYPRVYGIALALIAHTDSNLSVDLIRQFVNSYQKKAYLRVGELWALPITLRLALVENIRRLVLRIIWDKGQRNLADQVADRIIETASSQEKLQEFLQEFPDFTEESLETEYSFIAHLVKRLREQEVDVWPAIEMLEQRLSKLNKTSEEIVQTEHRHQAANQVSIANIITSMRLLSNINWKTFFESVSLLDRELAKEHTDTYWDLDFGTRDIFRKKVERIAKITQSEELAIAARVVLTGQTSNVFIGEYIHGGLQKVLEDAFAYKSPWGERFRRWMYTFPTTSYIFLMCLIAFVIFLAPLLFLLNRDTPLFGLTIISFIILIPISDMSVNIANFILSEVLPPRILGKYELEKGIPSESKTLVIIPSMLVDRKYIREIVQRLEVHYLANTEDNLFFALVTDYTDSHIENDPADHELLNLAQTLIDRLNEKYPSHQTLFHLFHRKRLWNAQEGKWIGWERKRGKIEELNKYLRGSRETSFIMSTLPYEIGKDIKYVITLDSDTQMGLGTAKKLVGTALYPLNRNKFGIIQPRISVSIESSSASTFAMINSSNTGLDPYTTAISDIYQDLFDEGIFAGKGLYNVDAFIERTEGRFPENRILSHDLIEGSFARAGFASDIEFIDDYPKSYSSYITRQHRWVRGDWQIASWILPRVPSAHGKVRNSLSLINRWKIYDNLRRSLVSAAFFLSFVIGWVFLDGSALEWTLFTICLVALPPVLQLFRGLMKTTSSGWINNFWAELGKLRVHLWQFSFNLIFLAHRSLVEIDAVVRAIYRVSVSQKKCLEWVPSAVVEKSALSTKAFWQKSYSVVIVCILVMAGTLFVRHPLGMLLAIPFVIAWSLYYIVDEWTSKRVRKTKPTLRLEDENYYLDMAQRIWYFFETFVTKGDNWLPPDNVQEDPSPVVAHRTSPTNIGLYLLSSIAAHDLGFISKGQTIQRLSDTLETIQKMEHFEGHLLNWYDTKTLEPLHPKYVSLVDSGNYAAYLVAVSQSLTDFYDKDFFNLKILRSLTVGLEGLISDLAELSEKSALSTETISNHLQKNLEHCQELLKQDPPRNIKEWLNYFSDLRKTLAEVRDSILALEVEKGAKYYYRVRQKVDMLYSRISAFNEEAEILAPCLGLNTDALLRHLAVGGNSTLREVTEHLQELQKAQSLRHFDHCLSNCRLFIEKNPDVFSGTDLQYDKTLHDLENAASYCQKISKQTQKIQALCESLLNTINFKFLLNKDREVFVIGYNVSEGRFDNSYYDLLASEARTASLIAVALRQIPVKHWFRLGRKLVPISGGRALVSWSASMFEYLMPNLIMKSFENTLLDETIRAVVRRQISYGKKLKIPWGVSEAGYNARDLNFNYQYGPFGIPGLGLKRGLGHDLVVSPYSSFLAGLVNPEWSLRNLKELQDMELLTPYGFYESIDYTAERLSETQNFAVVRSFMAHHQGMSLIAVDNILNDNLMQKRFHQDLRIRAVQELLQERIPPRMKLETPKAAEIEWLGAGDALSKAFYRTYAEANHYTPRVQILSNGRYSLTVSTAGGGYSKAETLAMYRWREDSTRDPWGNFIFIRDIKTQKYWSATYNPNVLEPEAYRVVFAEDKVDFWRQNENLRTHMEIIVAPDDMAELRQVTLTNDEFVHRDIEITSYCEPVLASFSDDVAHPAFSNLFLQTEYIHSKNLLVVRRRPRLSERKERWAFHGVVTDARVIGDTEYETDRSKFIGRGRDLLTPLALESTEPLSNSTGSTLDPALALRIRIRIPGQSSRKVIFSTGFCHSRDEILQTVDRINEINAFDRESKLAWTKARIDLRHLDLDSEAAYLFQRLAEKIIFSDPSLRQPSHVLVKYTREQASLWPYGISGDLPIVAITVYDRRDIGIVRRLLRGHEYLRLKGLSFDFVILTDTSSTYMQDLAEELNLQVRFAGFQGWLNKPGGVFILKMDTMPERDRALIQAMARVVLSTDRGTLREQITRRVFKEKYLTNQEIIAEKRQYSNPPLERPELDYFNGCGGFSKDGAEYIIYLQKNQWTPAPWINVIANGKDFGFQVSESGAGYTWSVNSRENRITSWTNDAVSDAPGECFYIRDEISGEFWSPLPLPIRDENPYLVRHGHGYSVIEHNSHGISHQTLMYVSMENSVKFVRLRLRNTGGRSRKLSVFSYIEWVLGNLREKSAPYILTEVDDATTAILAKNAYNHEFADRVAFCYLSGANGRFTCDRKEFIGRNGVISAPQGLSRRGLSMTKGIGLDPCAVLQSDIELAPQEEKEVLFLLGQAENNDKAIALINKFMNLEAAELEYQDALSFWQDKLSTIEVQTPEKSLDLMLNRWLLYQALVCRMWARSAFYQSGGAYGFRDQLQDTMAFVYSSPEIAREHILRASSRQFPEGDVQHWWHPPTGRGVRTHFADDLLWLPLVVSHYIRVTGDESVLDEVTPYIEAPLLNPDQEDSYTQPTVSEQKSTVREHCERAILKSLKLGQHGLPLMGSGDWNDGMNRIGEKGQGESVWMGWFLFKVIHEFSDFVKNEEMRKKFLDHAQILKENIHKNAWDGNWFRRAYFDDGTPVGSALSEECKIDSISQTWSILSGAGQEPQISMAMEQLEQELINREDKLIKLLKPPFDKIGHDPGYIKGYVPGVRENGGQYTHAAIWVIMAFAQRNDSEKALEFFNLINPILHTETLSGVSKYKVEPYVISADVYAVPPHVGRGGWSWYTGSASWFYRAGLESILGFYLLEDRLVIDPCVPRSWNSYVIKYRYGKTQYVIQVNLQNEGEEKAEILLKDSGGPENLVVNIRKK, encoded by the coding sequence TTGTTTAGAAAAGTGCGACATCCGCAGATTATTGAGGTGATGGAAGCTCCAATTCGTTCAGAAATATATAGTAATGAGCGGATGGAAGAGTTTGCTCAATACTTGGCTGAGCACCTTGTTGTTGATTTAAAGATAAAAAAACTTCAGCCGTTGATTGCTAGAAACAAAACCAATTCCGAAAGAATTCTTGAAAGCTACAAAATCCTCATCCAATCCACCAAAGGAAGCGAGTACACCACTCCTGGTGCAGAATGGTTCATTGATAACTTTCATATTATTGAAGAGCAGATTCGCGAAATTCAGAAGGATTTGCCTACATCCTATTACCGAGAGCTTCCTCGCCTTGGAGAGGGAGATTTATTCGGCTATCCGCGGGTATATGGAATTGCGTTGGCTCTTATTGCTCATACCGATAGTAATCTAAGTGTTGATCTGATAAGGCAGTTTGTAAATTCATATCAGAAGAAGGCATATCTTCGGGTTGGAGAATTGTGGGCCCTGCCGATTACCTTAAGGTTGGCTTTGGTTGAAAACATCCGACGTTTGGTTCTTAGAATTATCTGGGATAAAGGCCAGCGCAATCTGGCGGATCAGGTGGCTGATAGAATCATTGAAACGGCATCGTCTCAAGAAAAACTGCAAGAGTTCCTACAAGAATTTCCTGACTTCACAGAAGAGTCTCTTGAAACGGAATACTCTTTTATCGCCCATTTAGTAAAGCGACTGCGGGAACAGGAGGTTGATGTTTGGCCAGCGATCGAAATGCTGGAGCAACGACTTTCCAAGCTCAATAAAACTAGCGAAGAAATTGTTCAGACAGAGCATCGCCATCAAGCTGCAAATCAAGTGAGTATTGCAAACATCATAACCAGCATGAGGCTACTTTCAAATATTAATTGGAAAACATTTTTTGAAAGCGTCTCCTTGCTGGATAGGGAGCTTGCCAAGGAACATACAGATACCTATTGGGATCTTGATTTCGGAACGCGCGATATTTTTAGAAAAAAAGTCGAAAGAATAGCGAAAATAACTCAATCCGAAGAGTTGGCGATTGCTGCTAGAGTCGTTTTAACGGGGCAAACATCCAATGTGTTTATCGGGGAGTATATTCATGGTGGATTGCAGAAAGTTCTGGAGGATGCCTTCGCCTATAAGTCGCCCTGGGGCGAAAGGTTCAGGCGATGGATGTACACTTTTCCTACGACCTCTTACATTTTTTTGATGTGTCTCATTGCATTCGTCATATTTTTAGCTCCTCTCTTGTTTTTACTGAATAGGGATACGCCACTCTTTGGATTGACGATTATTTCATTTATTATTCTGATTCCCATCAGCGATATGTCCGTCAATATCGCTAACTTTATTCTCTCCGAAGTTTTGCCGCCAAGAATTCTTGGTAAGTACGAGTTAGAAAAAGGAATTCCATCGGAAAGCAAGACGCTGGTTATTATTCCTTCGATGTTAGTAGATCGAAAGTACATAAGAGAAATTGTACAGAGATTGGAAGTTCATTACTTGGCCAACACAGAAGACAATCTCTTCTTTGCCTTGGTGACGGATTATACGGACTCGCATATTGAAAATGATCCTGCCGATCATGAATTGCTAAATCTTGCTCAGACTTTAATAGATCGTCTCAATGAAAAGTATCCTTCTCATCAGACGCTATTTCACTTGTTTCATCGCAAAAGACTCTGGAATGCCCAAGAGGGAAAATGGATCGGTTGGGAAAGAAAACGTGGCAAGATTGAAGAGCTCAACAAATATTTACGTGGTAGCCGCGAGACTAGCTTCATTATGTCAACCTTGCCCTATGAAATCGGTAAGGACATTAAATACGTGATCACTTTGGATAGTGATACGCAGATGGGCCTAGGGACGGCAAAAAAATTAGTAGGAACAGCTCTATATCCTTTGAATCGAAATAAATTTGGTATTATTCAACCGAGAATTAGCGTTTCTATTGAAAGTTCATCCGCTTCAACTTTTGCGATGATTAACTCTAGTAACACTGGCTTAGATCCGTACACCACGGCTATATCTGATATCTATCAAGATCTTTTTGACGAGGGGATATTTGCAGGAAAAGGTCTCTATAACGTGGATGCGTTTATTGAAAGAACGGAAGGCCGTTTTCCTGAGAATAGAATTCTAAGTCACGATTTGATTGAGGGCTCTTTTGCTCGGGCAGGTTTTGCCTCCGATATCGAATTTATCGACGATTATCCAAAGAGCTACTCAAGCTATATCACCCGCCAACACCGCTGGGTCCGAGGGGATTGGCAAATTGCCTCATGGATTCTACCTAGGGTGCCGTCAGCTCACGGCAAGGTTCGAAATTCACTCAGTCTTATAAATCGATGGAAGATTTACGATAACTTAAGAAGAAGTTTAGTGTCGGCAGCTTTTTTTCTCTCGTTTGTAATAGGTTGGGTATTTTTAGATGGGTCTGCATTGGAGTGGACACTTTTCACGATTTGTCTGGTAGCACTTCCACCTGTTCTTCAGCTTTTTCGGGGGTTGATGAAAACAACCAGCTCAGGGTGGATTAATAACTTTTGGGCGGAACTTGGAAAGTTAAGAGTTCATCTATGGCAGTTTTCCTTTAACTTAATTTTCTTAGCACATCGAAGTCTGGTGGAGATCGACGCCGTCGTAAGAGCCATTTATAGAGTGAGCGTTTCGCAAAAAAAGTGTCTTGAATGGGTCCCTTCGGCAGTTGTTGAGAAGTCCGCTTTAAGCACGAAAGCCTTTTGGCAGAAATCATACAGTGTAGTCATAGTTTGTATTTTAGTGATGGCGGGAACGCTTTTTGTCCGTCATCCATTGGGAATGCTTTTGGCGATACCTTTTGTTATAGCTTGGAGTCTTTACTATATTGTTGATGAGTGGACCTCGAAGAGAGTTAGAAAAACGAAGCCAACTCTTAGGTTAGAGGACGAGAACTACTACTTAGATATGGCGCAAAGGATTTGGTACTTCTTTGAGACCTTTGTCACGAAAGGGGATAACTGGTTACCACCTGATAATGTTCAGGAAGACCCGTCCCCAGTAGTGGCTCATCGTACTTCGCCAACTAATATAGGTCTCTATCTCTTATCTAGTATCGCGGCTCACGATTTAGGATTCATTTCTAAAGGGCAGACGATTCAACGCTTGTCTGATACTTTGGAAACGATTCAGAAGATGGAGCATTTTGAAGGCCATCTTTTAAATTGGTATGATACAAAAACGTTAGAGCCACTTCACCCGAAGTATGTCTCTTTGGTGGATAGTGGAAATTACGCGGCCTATTTGGTGGCGGTTTCTCAGTCTTTAACTGACTTTTACGATAAAGATTTTTTTAATTTGAAGATTTTAAGATCTCTGACGGTAGGATTAGAAGGTCTTATTTCTGATCTGGCAGAGTTGAGTGAAAAAAGCGCTTTATCAACCGAGACCATATCCAATCATCTACAAAAAAACTTAGAGCATTGCCAAGAATTGCTAAAGCAGGATCCACCGCGGAATATTAAAGAATGGCTCAATTACTTTTCAGACTTACGAAAAACTTTGGCAGAAGTAAGAGACAGTATTTTGGCTCTGGAGGTAGAGAAGGGAGCCAAATACTACTATAGAGTTCGTCAGAAAGTTGACATGCTTTATAGTCGTATTTCTGCATTTAATGAGGAAGCGGAAATACTGGCTCCATGTTTGGGCCTCAATACTGACGCGCTCTTAAGGCACCTTGCCGTTGGTGGAAACAGCACGTTGCGGGAAGTGACTGAGCATCTTCAAGAGCTACAGAAGGCACAAAGCTTGAGACATTTTGATCACTGCCTATCAAACTGTCGTTTATTCATCGAAAAGAATCCAGATGTATTTTCTGGCACAGATCTTCAGTATGATAAAACTCTGCATGATCTAGAAAATGCAGCTAGTTATTGTCAAAAAATTTCAAAGCAGACACAAAAGATCCAAGCACTTTGCGAGAGTCTTTTAAATACGATCAACTTTAAGTTTCTCTTAAACAAAGACAGAGAAGTCTTTGTCATCGGATACAATGTTTCAGAGGGAAGATTTGATAACTCGTATTACGACCTTTTAGCTTCGGAAGCACGCACAGCGAGCTTGATAGCTGTTGCGCTTCGGCAAATACCAGTGAAGCACTGGTTTAGGTTGGGGCGCAAGTTAGTGCCGATCTCAGGCGGTCGGGCCTTGGTGTCTTGGTCCGCCTCGATGTTTGAATACTTAATGCCTAATCTTATCATGAAAAGTTTCGAAAACACTTTGCTGGACGAAACCATTCGCGCGGTTGTTCGCCGTCAGATTAGCTATGGCAAGAAGCTAAAGATACCATGGGGTGTTTCGGAGGCTGGGTACAATGCGCGGGATTTGAATTTTAACTATCAATATGGGCCGTTTGGAATTCCAGGATTGGGTCTGAAGCGAGGGCTTGGGCACGACTTAGTGGTTTCTCCATATTCAAGTTTTTTGGCGGGCTTAGTGAATCCAGAATGGTCCCTGCGCAATCTGAAAGAGCTTCAAGATATGGAGTTGCTGACACCCTATGGATTTTATGAATCCATCGACTATACGGCAGAGAGACTTTCTGAAACTCAAAATTTTGCCGTTGTAAGATCGTTTATGGCTCATCATCAGGGAATGAGCTTGATTGCTGTCGACAATATTTTAAACGACAACTTAATGCAAAAGAGATTTCATCAAGACCTTCGAATTCGTGCCGTGCAGGAGTTACTGCAAGAAAGAATTCCACCGCGCATGAAGCTTGAAACACCCAAGGCTGCTGAGATCGAATGGCTGGGCGCAGGGGATGCCTTGAGTAAAGCTTTTTACCGAACTTATGCTGAGGCGAACCACTACACACCTCGAGTGCAGATTCTTTCAAATGGTCGTTACTCGTTAACGGTATCTACGGCAGGGGGCGGTTACTCAAAGGCAGAGACTCTGGCGATGTATCGTTGGCGAGAGGATTCAACTCGCGATCCTTGGGGAAACTTTATTTTTATTAGAGACATCAAAACGCAAAAGTATTGGTCTGCTACTTATAATCCTAATGTTTTAGAGCCAGAAGCCTATCGAGTCGTCTTTGCCGAAGATAAGGTGGACTTCTGGAGGCAGAATGAAAACTTGCGAACACATATGGAAATTATTGTTGCTCCGGATGATATGGCGGAGCTACGACAAGTGACATTAACGAATGATGAATTCGTTCATCGTGATATTGAAATCACGAGCTATTGTGAGCCTGTGCTTGCAAGCTTTTCGGATGATGTTGCTCATCCGGCGTTTTCAAATTTATTTCTACAGACAGAATATATTCATTCAAAAAATCTATTAGTTGTTCGCCGTAGACCACGTCTTTCCGAGCGCAAAGAACGCTGGGCTTTTCATGGGGTGGTGACCGATGCCCGAGTGATCGGTGATACAGAGTACGAGACAGATCGGTCAAAATTTATCGGAAGGGGGCGAGATCTTTTGACCCCTTTGGCATTAGAATCAACTGAACCTCTATCTAATTCGACGGGATCGACTTTGGACCCAGCACTTGCTTTACGTATCCGAATTAGAATCCCAGGTCAGAGCTCGAGAAAAGTTATTTTTTCCACGGGATTTTGTCATTCGCGAGATGAAATATTGCAGACCGTTGATAGAATTAATGAAATCAATGCGTTTGACCGAGAGAGCAAGCTTGCGTGGACAAAGGCACGAATTGATTTGCGCCACCTGGATTTAGATTCAGAAGCGGCTTATCTGTTTCAAAGACTTGCAGAAAAAATAATCTTTTCTGATCCATCTCTAAGGCAGCCGTCTCATGTTCTTGTGAAGTATACGCGTGAGCAGGCAAGTCTCTGGCCCTATGGTATAAGTGGAGATCTACCGATAGTGGCGATCACGGTATATGATCGAAGGGATATCGGAATTGTTCGACGACTTTTGCGAGGGCACGAGTATTTACGACTCAAGGGCTTAAGTTTTGATTTTGTGATCTTAACAGATACGAGTTCTACCTATATGCAAGATTTGGCAGAAGAACTGAATCTTCAAGTGCGCTTTGCAGGATTTCAAGGATGGCTCAATAAGCCAGGTGGCGTGTTTATTTTGAAAATGGATACAATGCCAGAACGAGATAGAGCTTTGATTCAGGCCATGGCCAGAGTTGTGCTCTCGACGGATCGTGGTACATTGCGCGAGCAGATCACGCGTCGAGTTTTCAAAGAGAAATATCTAACGAACCAAGAAATCATTGCCGAGAAACGGCAGTATTCGAATCCTCCACTTGAAAGACCGGAGTTAGATTACTTCAATGGATGCGGCGGTTTTAGTAAAGACGGTGCAGAATATATTATTTATTTACAGAAAAACCAATGGACTCCTGCTCCGTGGATCAATGTCATTGCTAATGGAAAAGACTTCGGATTTCAGGTGAGTGAGTCGGGGGCAGGCTATACGTGGTCTGTAAATAGCCGTGAAAACAGAATCACTTCTTGGACGAATGATGCCGTATCGGATGCTCCTGGAGAGTGTTTTTATATTCGGGATGAAATCAGTGGTGAGTTTTGGTCTCCGCTACCTCTGCCTATTCGCGATGAGAATCCATACTTGGTTCGACATGGACATGGTTACTCGGTCATCGAACACAATAGTCACGGTATTTCCCATCAAACGTTGATGTACGTATCTATGGAAAACTCCGTTAAATTTGTACGCCTACGATTGCGCAATACTGGAGGACGAAGTCGTAAGTTATCTGTATTTTCTTACATAGAATGGGTCTTAGGGAATCTTCGAGAAAAATCAGCCCCTTATATTTTAACTGAAGTGGATGATGCAACGACGGCGATTCTTGCTAAAAACGCTTACAATCATGAATTCGCAGATAGAGTTGCATTTTGTTATCTCTCTGGAGCGAATGGGAGATTTACTTGTGATCGAAAAGAATTCATTGGGCGAAATGGCGTGATCAGTGCTCCTCAGGGGTTATCACGTCGCGGACTTTCGATGACTAAAGGAATTGGACTTGATCCGTGTGCGGTCTTGCAGTCAGACATCGAGTTAGCGCCTCAAGAAGAAAAAGAAGTTTTATTTCTTTTAGGACAAGCTGAGAATAACGACAAAGCGATAGCACTTATTAATAAATTTATGAATCTAGAGGCGGCTGAGCTTGAATATCAGGATGCTCTCAGCTTTTGGCAGGATAAGCTGAGCACTATTGAAGTTCAGACTCCCGAGAAAAGTCTTGATCTGATGTTGAATCGTTGGCTGCTCTATCAAGCCTTGGTTTGCCGAATGTGGGCCCGCTCTGCATTCTATCAGTCTGGTGGAGCTTATGGTTTTAGGGATCAGCTCCAAGATACGATGGCGTTTGTCTATTCGTCTCCTGAAATTGCGCGTGAACATATTCTGAGAGCTTCTTCTCGCCAGTTTCCTGAGGGAGATGTACAGCATTGGTGGCATCCACCAACAGGGCGTGGAGTGCGCACCCATTTCGCCGATGATCTTCTGTGGCTACCTTTGGTGGTCAGTCACTATATCCGTGTTACAGGAGATGAGAGTGTATTAGACGAAGTCACCCCATATATAGAAGCCCCTCTTTTGAATCCAGATCAGGAGGATTCTTATACTCAACCGACGGTCTCTGAGCAAAAGTCCACGGTGCGTGAGCACTGTGAAAGAGCCATTTTGAAATCTTTAAAATTAGGTCAGCACGGATTGCCATTGATGGGCAGCGGAGACTGGAACGACGGAATGAATCGCATCGGAGAAAAAGGACAAGGCGAAAGTGTATGGATGGGATGGTTTCTTTTTAAAGTCATTCATGAATTTTCTGACTTTGTGAAGAACGAAGAAATGCGCAAAAAGTTTTTGGATCATGCACAAATTCTTAAAGAAAATATTCATAAGAATGCATGGGATGGAAATTGGTTTAGGCGGGCTTATTTTGACGATGGCACTCCTGTTGGCTCTGCATTGAGTGAAGAGTGTAAAATAGATTCTATTTCGCAAACGTGGTCGATTCTTTCTGGAGCTGGACAAGAACCGCAAATAAGTATGGCAATGGAGCAGCTAGAACAAGAACTCATCAATCGAGAGGATAAGTTAATCAAGTTGTTAAAACCTCCATTTGATAAAATAGGACATGATCCTGGGTATATTAAAGGATATGTGCCTGGAGTGCGTGAAAATGGCGGGCAGTATACTCATGCTGCCATCTGGGTGATTATGGCTTTTGCGCAAAGAAACGATTCTGAAAAAGCGTTGGAGTTTTTCAATCTTATTAATCCTATTTTACACACGGAAACTCTTTCCGGTGTTTCTAAGTACAAAGTGGAGCCCTATGTGATTTCGGCCGACGTTTATGCTGTTCCACCCCATGTGGGAAGAGGGGGATGGTCTTGGTATACCGGCTCAGCCTCTTGGTTCTATCGCGCGGGTTTAGAGTCCATTCTAGGATTTTATCTCTTAGAGGATCGACTTGTGATTGACCCATGTGTTCCGCGCTCGTGGAACTCTTATGTGATTAAGTACCGCTATGGCAAAACTCAATATGTCATTCAAGTGAATCTTCAAAATGAGGGAGAAGAAAAGGCCGAGATCCTACTGAAGGATTCTGGAGGCCCTGAGAATCTAGTAGTGAACATCAGGAAAAAATAG
- a CDS encoding membrane bound zinc metallopeptidase (COG0465 ATP-dependent Zn proteases): protein MFKSSNRNFVFFLIFIFIGFYLLQNLWMQASQYETIPYSRFEELLEKGQVKDLLISEKYIRGSLTAEEMGKSQFLTVRVDKDLSSQLTAKGVTYTQEVESTFFKDLLSWVVPVLLFVGLWMFISRRMMERSGAGSIMGVGKSRAKQYVETDIKIGFDDVAGVDEAKDELREVVEFLKDPQSYERLGARMPKGILLIGPPGTGKTLLAKAVAGEAHVPFFSMSGSEFVELFVGVGASRVRDLFEQARQSSPCIIFIDELDALGKVRTPGVGSGGHDEKEQTLNQLLAELDGFDTRSGVILLAATNRPEVLDPALLRAGRFDRQVLVDRPDKKGREQILKVHIKKIKAHPGLSLEDIASMTSGFTGADLANLVNEAALVATRRNSVDVEKEDFVVAIERLVAGLEKKTRVLSAQEKERVAYHEMGHALVASALADNDMVHKVSIIPRGMGALGYTIQRPIEDRYLMTKQELIHKMAVLMGGRAAEYLVFKEISTGASDDLVKVTDIAEAIVTRYGMSEELGEVVYEQQEALFLQNSGTTQRIRSEESAAKIDLAVKGFVERASQMAKDILLTNRDVLNRGATILLEKETLNEEEVVEIAKGLKVPKDRWTPPAAPQLDI from the coding sequence GTGTTTAAATCTTCAAATAGAAATTTTGTATTCTTCCTTATTTTCATATTTATTGGGTTCTATCTTTTACAGAATCTATGGATGCAGGCCTCGCAGTATGAAACAATTCCTTACAGTCGATTTGAAGAGCTTTTAGAAAAAGGGCAGGTTAAAGATCTTTTGATTTCAGAAAAGTATATCCGTGGTTCTTTGACAGCTGAAGAAATGGGGAAAAGTCAGTTCCTCACAGTCCGTGTCGATAAAGATCTTTCTTCTCAGCTTACCGCAAAGGGCGTTACTTATACTCAAGAGGTAGAATCTACTTTCTTTAAAGATTTATTATCTTGGGTCGTGCCGGTTTTACTTTTTGTCGGACTGTGGATGTTTATTAGCCGAAGAATGATGGAGCGTTCTGGAGCAGGGTCTATTATGGGCGTAGGGAAGAGTCGCGCCAAGCAGTATGTAGAAACAGATATAAAAATTGGATTTGATGATGTGGCCGGAGTGGATGAAGCCAAAGACGAACTGCGAGAGGTGGTAGAGTTCTTAAAAGATCCTCAATCCTATGAGCGCCTCGGAGCTCGTATGCCTAAGGGCATTCTTTTGATTGGTCCGCCTGGGACTGGAAAAACTCTTTTGGCCAAAGCGGTTGCCGGTGAAGCCCATGTCCCCTTTTTCTCAATGAGTGGCTCGGAATTCGTTGAGCTCTTTGTGGGAGTGGGAGCCTCTCGAGTCCGAGATCTTTTTGAGCAAGCAAGACAAAGCTCACCTTGCATTATTTTTATTGATGAACTGGATGCTCTAGGAAAAGTGCGAACTCCCGGAGTGGGAAGTGGGGGCCATGACGAAAAAGAACAGACCCTGAATCAACTGTTGGCAGAACTCGATGGATTTGACACGCGCTCGGGAGTGATCCTTTTAGCTGCAACCAATCGACCTGAGGTTCTTGATCCAGCCCTATTGCGTGCAGGGCGCTTTGATCGTCAGGTCTTAGTCGATCGTCCAGACAAAAAGGGGCGAGAGCAAATTTTAAAAGTTCATATCAAGAAGATCAAAGCACACCCAGGACTTAGCCTGGAGGATATCGCCTCGATGACATCGGGGTTTACTGGCGCTGATTTAGCGAACCTTGTAAATGAAGCAGCCCTTGTGGCGACGCGAAGAAATTCTGTGGATGTGGAAAAAGAAGATTTTGTCGTGGCCATTGAAAGACTGGTGGCCGGACTGGAGAAAAAGACCCGAGTTCTTTCTGCACAAGAAAAAGAAAGGGTCGCCTATCATGAGATGGGACACGCCCTCGTGGCTAGTGCCTTAGCAGATAACGATATGGTTCATAAAGTGTCCATTATTCCCAGAGGCATGGGCGCCTTAGGTTATACCATCCAAAGACCCATCGAAGATCGCTACTTGATGACCAAGCAAGAACTTATTCACAAAATGGCGGTGCTGATGGGGGGGAGGGCAGCAGAGTACTTAGTTTTTAAAGAGATCAGTACCGGCGCCTCCGATGACCTCGTCAAGGTCACAGACATCGCGGAAGCCATCGTGACTCGTTACGGAATGTCTGAAGAGCTAGGTGAGGTCGTCTATGAACAGCAAGAAGCTCTGTTTTTACAGAATAGTGGCACAACACAGAGAATCCGCAGTGAAGAAAGTGCCGCTAAAATTGATCTGGCTGTGAAGGGATTTGTTGAAAGAGCCAGTCAGATGGCTAAGGACATTCTTCTTACCAATCGAGATGTTTTGAATCGAGGAGCGACGATACTCTTAGAGAAAGAAACTCTGAACGAGGAAGAAGTTGTTGAGATTGCAAAAGGCTTAAAAGTTCCAAAGGACCGCTGGACACCGCCCGCAGCCCCACAACTGGATATTTAA